In Fusobacterium perfoetens ATCC 29250, a genomic segment contains:
- a CDS encoding response regulator transcription factor, translated as MENKVLIVEDEVKLRRIMKDFLQKENYKVIESGDGIEAVDLFFSEKPDIIVLDVMLPGLNGFEVLKEIREIDKTIPVIMLTARGNEDDVLKGYELKVDEYIVKPVSLKVLVAKIKAFLRNKTTFETIIFGGLNINVESMEISLDGIPIDLSSKEFELLMFLIKNRNQVLTRDKIITSLWGYDYEGDLRAVDSQIKRLRKKLNGRYIVTVRGVGYKIEEE; from the coding sequence ATGGAAAATAAAGTACTTATTGTTGAAGATGAAGTAAAATTAAGAAGAATAATGAAAGATTTTCTACAAAAAGAAAATTATAAAGTTATTGAAAGTGGTGATGGAATAGAAGCTGTAGATTTATTTTTTTCTGAAAAACCTGACATTATAGTTCTTGATGTTATGTTACCAGGGCTTAATGGTTTTGAAGTTCTAAAAGAAATAAGAGAAATTGATAAAACAATTCCTGTAATTATGCTTACAGCTCGTGGAAATGAAGATGATGTATTAAAAGGTTATGAATTAAAAGTAGATGAATATATTGTAAAACCAGTAAGCCTTAAAGTTTTAGTTGCAAAAATTAAAGCTTTTTTAAGAAATAAAACTACTTTCGAGACTATAATTTTTGGTGGACTTAACATTAATGTGGAAAGTATGGAAATCTCTTTAGATGGAATTCCTATCGATTTATCTTCAAAAGAATTTGAATTGCTTATGTTTTTAATAAAAAATAGAAATCAAGTTCTTACTAGAGATAAAATTATTACTTCTCTTTGGGGATATGATTATGAAGGAGATTTAAGAGCAGTTGACTCTCAAATAAAAAGACTTAGAAAAAAATTAAATGGAAGATATATTGTTACTGTAAGAGGAGTAGGTTATAAAATAGAGGAGGAATAA
- a CDS encoding sensor histidine kinase has product MKIKTKILLLTSSIITVILVSILGFNQFAFEKYYLNIKKKKLLSVVDFIKKPDFFVDFTKLEEENNIKIFLTKHEFLDESNFPLTKNEIKDIFENEDIIYKITNEKYSPDKKLLLVTKYDKELLMVMVSPLSTVIEPVEIINGIYIKLILFALAFGYLMSLLLTKILSNPIISMGNTAKKVAELDFSERFNFSSNDEIGELGRNLNIMEENLKKNFELLKKDIEIEKENEKTRKQFISNISHELKTPIAIINNYTEGLREGIADDEETRNFYLDTILEETENMSNLVNSLLFLSRSERNFMEFNTTNFDIKNIINNEIDRLSKIYPNKIFTSNFKGHKFIGDANTFSVIIRNLLENACKYSEDDFIYISTDNNGFKISNKSSIDESLIDKIWIPFYRIDSVRDRASGTGLGLAIVKELLEKQNFKFGAFKEDDNLVFWIKGGEK; this is encoded by the coding sequence ATGAAAATTAAAACTAAAATACTTTTACTTACCTCCTCGATTATTACAGTTATTTTAGTCTCAATATTAGGATTTAATCAATTTGCTTTTGAAAAATATTATCTTAATATAAAAAAGAAAAAACTTCTTTCTGTTGTAGATTTTATAAAAAAGCCTGATTTTTTTGTAGATTTTACAAAATTAGAAGAAGAAAATAATATTAAAATTTTTCTTACAAAACATGAATTTTTAGATGAAAGTAATTTTCCTCTAACTAAAAATGAAATTAAAGATATTTTTGAAAATGAAGATATTATTTATAAAATCACTAATGAAAAATATTCACCAGATAAAAAATTATTACTTGTTACAAAGTATGATAAAGAACTTTTAATGGTTATGGTTTCTCCCCTAAGTACTGTTATAGAACCAGTTGAAATAATAAATGGAATTTATATAAAATTAATTTTATTTGCTTTGGCTTTTGGTTATCTTATGTCATTATTACTTACAAAAATTTTAAGTAATCCTATTATTTCTATGGGAAATACTGCTAAAAAAGTAGCTGAGCTTGATTTTTCTGAAAGATTTAATTTTTCTAGTAATGATGAAATAGGAGAGTTAGGAAGAAACCTTAATATAATGGAAGAAAATCTTAAGAAAAATTTTGAATTATTAAAAAAAGATATAGAAATAGAAAAAGAAAATGAAAAAACTAGAAAACAATTTATATCTAATATAAGCCATGAATTAAAAACTCCAATAGCTATTATTAATAACTATACAGAGGGACTTCGTGAAGGGATAGCTGATGATGAGGAAACAAGAAATTTTTATTTAGATACTATTTTAGAAGAAACTGAAAATATGAGTAATCTTGTTAATTCATTATTATTTTTATCCCGTTCTGAAAGAAACTTTATGGAATTTAATACCACAAATTTTGATATAAAAAATATTATTAATAACGAAATAGATAGATTAAGCAAAATATATCCAAATAAAATTTTTACAAGCAATTTTAAAGGACATAAATTTATAGGAGATGCTAATACCTTCTCTGTTATTATTAGAAATCTTTTAGAAAATGCTTGTAAATATTCAGAAGATGATTTTATTTATATTTCTACTGATAATAATGGTTTTAAAATCTCAAATAAATCTTCTATTGATGAAAGTTTAATAGATAAAATTTGGATACCTTTTTATAGAATTGATTCTGTTAGAGATAGAGCTTCTGGTACAGGGTTAGGACTTGCTATTGTAAAAGAATTATTAGAAAAACAAAATTTTAAATTTGGTGCTTTTAAAGAAGATGATAATCTTGTATTTTGGATAAAAGGAGGAGAAAAATGA
- the aroF gene encoding 3-deoxy-7-phosphoheptulonate synthase yields MYIKFKENTQEISLNKIKKFIEERKLGVLDIEDNGIRKFGILGNQKLNLKEELLNNQEIKDVIDDILEISVPYKFSSREFKKSDTVIKVKDVEIGGDDFVLIGGPCSVENREMVMKIAKEIKKNGGKILRGGAFKPRTSPYDFQGLEEEGLIYMREACDKYGLILCTEIMDGKNIDMICKYADILQVGTRNMQNFSLLKDLGKVDKPILLKRGMSATITEFLMAVEYLIAYGNKNIILCERGIRTFERMTRNTIDINAIALIKEICHFPILIDASHGTGIRDLVEPITLAGIMAGANGCMIEVHENPCCALSDGAQTLDFQQFKSTSKKIFKTFEFKKNL; encoded by the coding sequence ATGTATATAAAATTTAAAGAGAATACACAAGAGATATCGTTAAATAAAATAAAAAAGTTTATAGAAGAAAGAAAACTTGGAGTTTTAGATATTGAAGATAATGGTATTAGAAAATTTGGGATTTTAGGAAATCAAAAATTAAATCTAAAAGAGGAACTTTTGAATAATCAAGAGATAAAAGATGTCATAGATGATATTTTAGAGATATCAGTTCCTTATAAATTTTCTAGTAGAGAGTTTAAAAAATCAGATACTGTTATAAAAGTTAAAGATGTAGAAATTGGTGGAGATGATTTTGTTCTTATAGGAGGACCATGCTCTGTAGAAAATAGAGAGATGGTTATGAAGATAGCTAAAGAAATAAAGAAAAATGGTGGAAAAATTTTAAGAGGTGGAGCTTTTAAACCAAGAACTTCTCCATATGATTTTCAAGGATTAGAGGAAGAGGGATTAATCTATATGAGGGAGGCTTGTGATAAATATGGATTAATTCTTTGTACTGAGATAATGGACGGAAAAAATATAGATATGATTTGTAAATATGCTGATATTTTACAGGTTGGGACAAGAAATATGCAAAACTTTTCATTGTTAAAAGATTTGGGAAAAGTTGATAAACCAATACTTTTAAAAAGAGGTATGAGTGCTACTATTACAGAGTTTTTAATGGCTGTAGAATATTTGATTGCTTATGGAAATAAAAATATTATTCTTTGTGAAAGAGGAATTAGAACTTTTGAAAGAATGACAAGAAATACAATAGATATAAATGCCATTGCTCTTATAAAAGAAATTTGTCATTTTCCTATTTTAATTGATGCAAGTCATGGGACAGGAATAAGAGATTTAGTTGAACCAATTACTTTAGCTGGTATTATGGCTGGAGCTAATGGTTGTATGATAGAAGTTCATGAAAATCCATGTTGTGCATTGTCTGATGGAGCTCAAACTTTAGATTTTCAACAATTTAAAAGTACCTCTAAAAAAATATTTAAAACTTTTGAATTTAAGAAAAATTTATAA
- a CDS encoding ATP-dependent DNA helicase produces MENLNERQKEVVNQIDGPVLVIAGPGSGKTKTMIERVAHILNQKEVEPENILLATFTEKASKELISRISKKIKNTMDISGMYIGTIHSICLRIIDENLEYSFLEKNYKIFDDLEQRFFIYSKIKEFEKIEGYREFILTTESSGAWKKAGEFQKWIDRINEEGLSNKKIVDTTDENIKFLKRLHKRYVELLREENGVDFSNIQLECYRILNENPEVLRKLQEKIKYIMIDEYQDTNKIQEKLFFLIAGDRKNICVVGDDDQGIYRFRGATVRNILEFQKNFKEGECKKVELNINYRSNQDIIEFCENWMEGTNWDNWRYKKEIISGREDINQCSGVVKISVNGSQRQWNEKIYKFISYLKASRKIDDYNQIAFLFRSFKDSKIKYLVEYLERNGIKVYCPRSGNFFERDEIRFVIGFLLCIFHQGKDYLLEQYYNECYIYARKEIVLDEEAVEYIKDIREKITDMVENENSQEKIGSFLDIFYNLFNFKCFLKYINLFEEDILQNRTTYNLGIFSDILLKFDILCKIKDINRENLKKVSDYFFNYHLKYLKEIKLHEYESEETPKGAVSFLTIHQAKGLEFPIVIIGSLDNEPHVFDTPQKKLEFEILEEFEPKSKVDIYDFYRLYYTGFSRAKNLLALTCIESQGDYKVPKSIFKKVYDELNDIRSENFKYHRLEIDKIDESKRKDIFSFTSHIALYEKCPLLYNFFRKYKFVEKSTREAIVGVLAHDTLEYINKNLKRNNLITVEEIKEEYYKNYNNILRQNTIKIDEKIISKLLENIIKYFTEYKNITSFIKENEIKISFIRDNYIIEGIADLVLEKDGEIEIIDFKTGRVTQDISSYEAQLRIYAYLIGEKYKKSVKRARLFYINEREDRKLLEIDISQEAITETIKNFDIVTNKILNNYFNTEELKKERCENCFLRKYCEKTL; encoded by the coding sequence ATGGAAAATCTTAATGAAAGACAAAAGGAAGTTGTAAATCAAATAGATGGACCTGTTTTGGTTATAGCTGGTCCTGGTTCCGGAAAAACAAAAACAATGATAGAGAGAGTGGCTCATATATTAAATCAAAAAGAAGTTGAGCCAGAAAATATTTTACTTGCTACTTTTACAGAAAAAGCTTCAAAGGAACTTATAAGTAGAATATCTAAGAAAATAAAAAATACTATGGATATAAGTGGAATGTATATTGGAACTATACATTCCATTTGTTTAAGAATAATTGATGAAAATTTAGAATATTCATTTTTAGAAAAAAATTATAAAATATTTGATGATTTAGAGCAGAGATTTTTTATTTATTCAAAAATTAAAGAGTTTGAAAAAATAGAGGGATATAGAGAATTTATATTGACTACAGAAAGTAGTGGAGCTTGGAAAAAAGCTGGAGAATTTCAAAAATGGATAGATAGAATAAATGAAGAGGGGTTATCTAATAAGAAAATTGTAGATACTACTGATGAGAATATAAAATTTTTAAAAAGATTACATAAAAGATATGTGGAGCTTTTGAGAGAGGAAAATGGAGTAGATTTTTCAAATATTCAATTAGAATGTTATAGAATTTTAAATGAAAATCCAGAAGTATTAAGAAAGTTACAAGAAAAAATAAAGTATATAATGATAGATGAATATCAAGATACTAATAAAATACAAGAAAAATTATTTTTTCTGATAGCGGGAGATAGAAAAAATATCTGTGTAGTAGGTGATGATGACCAAGGAATATATAGATTTCGTGGAGCAACTGTCAGAAATATATTAGAGTTTCAAAAAAACTTTAAAGAGGGAGAATGTAAAAAAGTAGAGCTTAATATAAATTATCGTTCTAATCAAGATATAATAGAGTTTTGTGAAAACTGGATGGAAGGAACAAATTGGGATAATTGGAGATATAAAAAGGAAATTATTTCAGGTAGAGAGGATATAAACCAATGTAGTGGAGTGGTAAAAATATCTGTAAATGGCTCTCAAAGACAGTGGAATGAAAAAATATATAAATTTATAAGTTATCTAAAAGCTAGTAGAAAAATAGATGATTACAATCAAATAGCTTTTTTATTTAGAAGTTTTAAAGATAGTAAGATAAAATATTTAGTAGAATATTTAGAAAGAAATGGAATAAAAGTTTATTGTCCTCGTTCTGGAAATTTTTTTGAAAGAGATGAGATAAGATTTGTGATAGGTTTTTTACTTTGTATTTTTCATCAAGGAAAAGACTATCTTTTAGAACAATATTATAATGAATGTTATATATATGCTAGAAAAGAAATAGTATTAGATGAAGAGGCTGTAGAGTATATAAAAGATATTAGAGAAAAAATAACTGATATGGTAGAAAATGAAAATTCTCAAGAAAAAATAGGAAGTTTTTTAGACATATTCTATAATCTTTTTAATTTTAAATGTTTTTTAAAATATATAAATCTTTTTGAAGAAGATATTTTACAAAATAGAACAACTTATAATTTGGGGATATTTTCAGATATTTTATTAAAATTTGATATACTTTGTAAAATTAAAGATATTAATAGAGAAAATTTAAAGAAAGTAAGTGATTATTTTTTTAATTACCATTTGAAATATTTAAAAGAAATAAAACTCCATGAATATGAAAGCGAAGAAACTCCAAAAGGAGCAGTATCATTTTTAACTATTCATCAAGCTAAGGGATTAGAATTTCCAATAGTTATAATTGGTTCTTTGGATAATGAACCTCATGTCTTTGATACTCCACAAAAAAAATTAGAGTTTGAGATATTAGAGGAGTTTGAGCCAAAATCAAAGGTAGATATTTATGATTTTTATAGATTATATTATACTGGATTTTCTAGAGCAAAAAATCTATTAGCTTTAACATGTATAGAAAGTCAAGGAGATTATAAAGTTCCTAAATCAATATTTAAAAAAGTCTATGATGAATTAAATGATATAAGAAGTGAGAATTTTAAATATCATAGATTGGAAATAGATAAAATAGATGAAAGTAAAAGAAAAGATATATTTTCTTTTACTTCTCATATAGCTTTATATGAAAAATGTCCTCTATTATATAATTTCTTTAGAAAATATAAATTTGTGGAAAAAAGCACAAGAGAAGCTATAGTCGGAGTATTGGCTCATGATACTTTAGAATATATAAATAAGAATTTAAAGAGAAATAATTTAATAACAGTTGAAGAAATTAAAGAGGAATATTATAAAAATTATAATAATATTTTAAGACAAAATACAATAAAAATAGATGAAAAAATTATTTCAAAACTTCTAGAAAATATCATAAAATATTTTACAGAATATAAAAATATAACAAGTTTTATAAAAGAAAATGAAATAAAAATTTCCTTTATAAGAGATAATTATATTATAGAGGGAATAGCTGATTTGGTACTTGAAAAAGATGGAGAAATTGAAATAATTGATTTTAAAACAGGAAGAGTAACACAAGATATAAGTAGTTATGAAGCACAACTTAGAATATATGCTTATTTAATAGGTGAAAAGTATAAAAAATCTGTAAAAAGAGCTAGGTTATTTTATATCAATGAAAGAGAAGATAGAAAATTACTTGAAATAGATATTAGTCAAGAAGCTATAACTGAAACTATTAAAAATTTTGATATTGTTACTAATAAAATTTTAAACAATTATTTTAATACTGAAGAACTAAAAAAAGAAAGATGTGAAAACTGTTTTTTAAGAAAATATTGTGAAAAAACTTTGTGA
- a CDS encoding Na+/H+ antiporter NhaC family protein, translating into MKKIGFLGLLGLIFFYVFWTKFTLGLIVMGVYFLFILLSLKKKNTIDSIVNVSIEYSKKSKIVLMVFMFVGALTASWLASGTIPGIIYYGIKFINPNLFIFFSFLITSIVAFFLGSSFGAVSTIGVALMAIARSGNIDVNIVGATIISGIYFGDRWSPLSSSANLVASLTGIDIYTNLKNMIKSMIIPYILTSIFYIFLSKNYVLNTSESNLLVLLEDVYNIDVRFIFIPVISIIIFSLLRINVRKSMAVSIILASIVAIFVQGENILKIFEYLLLGFYKFNGTSLETIIKGGGVKSMLNASALIIVSCSLVGVFEQLNILNYIKSKIQNVKTRGELFKNTVLVSIITGIVGANQTIAVIMTEQIIESVYDDKKIERKDLAKDIENTAIVLPAITPTNIACYVPCTMLGISNVQFIPFAVYIWLIPLCTYIYYRFILKNKEF; encoded by the coding sequence ATGAAAAAAATAGGTTTTTTAGGGTTACTTGGATTGATATTTTTTTATGTATTTTGGACAAAATTTACTTTAGGTCTGATTGTGATGGGAGTATATTTTTTATTTATACTTTTATCTTTAAAAAAGAAAAATACAATAGATTCTATAGTAAATGTATCTATTGAATATAGTAAAAAATCTAAAATAGTTTTAATGGTATTTATGTTTGTTGGAGCTTTGACAGCTAGTTGGTTAGCTTCAGGAACAATACCAGGAATTATTTATTATGGAATAAAATTTATAAATCCTAATCTTTTTATATTTTTCTCATTTTTAATAACAAGTATTGTAGCTTTTTTCTTAGGAAGTTCCTTTGGAGCAGTAAGTACAATAGGAGTAGCTCTTATGGCTATTGCTAGAAGTGGAAATATAGATGTAAATATAGTGGGAGCTACAATAATTTCAGGAATATATTTTGGAGATAGATGGTCACCACTTTCTTCAAGTGCCAATCTTGTGGCTAGTCTTACAGGAATAGATATTTATACAAACTTAAAAAATATGATAAAATCAATGATAATTCCATATATTTTAACAAGCATTTTTTATATTTTCCTTTCAAAAAATTATGTTTTAAATACAAGTGAAAGTAATCTTTTAGTTTTATTAGAAGATGTTTATAACATAGATGTAAGATTTATATTTATCCCTGTAATATCTATAATTATTTTCTCTTTGCTTAGAATAAATGTAAGAAAATCTATGGCAGTAAGTATAATCTTAGCTTCAATAGTAGCTATATTTGTACAGGGAGAAAATATTTTAAAAATATTTGAATACTTATTACTTGGTTTTTATAAATTTAATGGAACATCTTTAGAAACAATTATAAAAGGTGGAGGGGTAAAATCAATGTTAAATGCTTCAGCTCTTATAATTGTATCTTGTTCTTTAGTTGGAGTTTTTGAACAACTTAATATTTTAAATTATATAAAATCAAAAATTCAAAATGTTAAAACTAGAGGGGAATTATTTAAAAATACAGTTTTAGTAAGTATAATAACAGGAATAGTAGGAGCCAATCAAACTATTGCTGTTATAATGACAGAACAAATTATAGAAAGTGTTTATGATGATAAAAAAATAGAGAGAAAAGATTTAGCAAAGGATATAGAAAATACAGCTATTGTATTACCAGCAATCACTCCAACAAATATAGCTTGTTATGTACCTTGTACAATGCTTGGAATCAGTAATGTACAATTTATTCCTTTTGCTGTATATATTTGGTTAATTCCTTTATGTACATATATTTATTATAGATTTATATTAAAAAATAAAGAATTTTAG
- a CDS encoding AEC family transporter, whose amino-acid sequence MDFNKIISLQGMLFLLILTGFFARKKNIIPKTSGEVMTDLLINIILPCNIIDSFRTELDMNILVNFVKLFCLALGIQFFAIGINFFIYRNQDIEKQKVLKYVTVLSNAGFMGIAVIDGIYGSIGCMYGAISLISQRALLWSVGLAYFTNASSKKELIKKILTHPCLVTVYIGILIMVFQISFPEFLGGAIKSIGKTTTPFSMMLVGVILGEMKNVKDFFSKIILFFSSIRLIILPLIVFIVGKLLNFDDIIIGVQVLITGMPAASTSAILASKYNGDVDFATQCILVTSILSMITIPIWCMILKV is encoded by the coding sequence ATGGATTTTAATAAAATAATCTCATTACAAGGAATGTTGTTTTTATTAATACTTACAGGTTTTTTTGCAAGAAAGAAAAATATTATACCTAAAACTTCTGGGGAAGTAATGACAGATTTATTAATTAATATTATACTTCCTTGTAATATAATAGATTCTTTTAGAACAGAGTTAGATATGAATATTTTAGTAAATTTTGTAAAGTTATTTTGTTTAGCTTTAGGAATACAATTTTTTGCTATTGGAATAAATTTTTTTATATATAGAAATCAAGATATAGAAAAACAAAAAGTTTTAAAATATGTAACAGTTCTTTCAAATGCTGGTTTTATGGGAATAGCTGTAATAGATGGAATATATGGAAGTATTGGTTGTATGTATGGAGCTATATCTTTAATATCTCAAAGAGCTCTTTTATGGTCAGTAGGTTTAGCTTATTTTACCAATGCAAGTTCTAAAAAAGAATTGATTAAAAAAATTCTTACTCATCCTTGTTTAGTAACTGTTTATATAGGAATTTTAATAATGGTATTTCAAATATCTTTTCCAGAATTTTTAGGAGGAGCTATAAAAAGTATTGGGAAAACTACAACACCTTTTTCAATGATGTTAGTGGGAGTTATACTTGGAGAAATGAAAAATGTTAAAGATTTCTTTTCAAAGATAATTTTATTTTTTTCAAGTATAAGACTTATAATTTTACCATTAATAGTTTTTATTGTTGGAAAACTTTTAAATTTTGATGATATCATAATTGGAGTTCAAGTATTGATAACAGGAATGCCAGCAGCTAGTACATCAGCAATACTAGCTAGTAAATATAATGGTGATGTAGATTTTGCAACACAATGTATATTGGTAACATCAATATTATCAATGATAACTATACCAATTTGGTGTATGATATTAAAAGTTTAG